Proteins co-encoded in one Spirochaeta lutea genomic window:
- the araD gene encoding L-ribulose-5-phosphate 4-epimerase AraD has translation MKYPELRQAAFEANLMLKAEGLVVLTWGNASAIDRDLGLFAIKPSGVDYRELRAEDMVVLDLETGTIADGSKRPSSDTPTHRELYRGFRTIGGIVHTHSIHAVAWAQAERAIPVYGSTHADHWADQIPLVRPLTAKEIEEEYEKATGTAILESFLERGLDPLEHPGALLPHHGPFTWGRTAMDAARNAVALEAVAQMAALTEQITPKPQSIPRPMADKHYSRKHGPGAYYGQIGDKT, from the coding sequence ATGAAATATCCTGAACTTCGCCAAGCTGCCTTTGAGGCAAATCTGATGCTAAAAGCTGAGGGTCTCGTGGTGCTTACCTGGGGTAATGCATCGGCCATCGACCGGGACCTGGGTTTGTTTGCCATAAAACCCTCAGGCGTCGATTACCGGGAGCTCCGGGCCGAGGACATGGTGGTGCTGGACCTCGAAACGGGCACCATCGCCGACGGATCTAAACGGCCTTCATCGGATACTCCCACCCACCGTGAGCTGTACCGGGGTTTTCGGACCATCGGCGGTATCGTTCACACCCACTCGATCCATGCAGTAGCCTGGGCTCAAGCCGAACGGGCGATACCCGTGTACGGAAGCACCCATGCGGATCACTGGGCGGATCAGATTCCCCTGGTGCGCCCCCTGACTGCCAAGGAGATTGAAGAAGAATACGAAAAGGCCACGGGTACCGCCATCCTAGAGTCCTTTCTCGAGAGGGGGCTTGATCCCCTGGAGCATCCGGGAGCCCTGTTACCCCACCACGGTCCCTTTACCTGGGGCCGGACAGCCATGGATGCTGCCAGGAATGCCGTGGCCTTGGAAGCGGTGGCCCAAATGGCGGCCCTCACGGAGCAAATCACCCCAAAACCCCAATCCATACCCCGCCCCATGGCCGATAAACACTATTCGCGGAAACACGGCCCCGGGGCTTACTACGGACAGATAGGAGACAAGACATGA